Proteins from a genomic interval of Vicia villosa cultivar HV-30 ecotype Madison, WI unplaced genomic scaffold, Vvil1.0 ctg.000273F_1_1_3, whole genome shotgun sequence:
- the LOC131626195 gene encoding uncharacterized protein LOC131626195, whose translation MGYVLRVRLASFFTGAATASFAGLYILHRDYKLAHQSLTQQTNGLYESLNSRISSLEKLKQTETSQQAEATE comes from the exons ATGGGGTACGTGCTGAGAGTGAGATTAGCGTCGTTCTTTACCGGCGCTGCAACGGCGTCGTTTGCAGGTCTCTACATCCTCCATAGGGATTACAAACTTGCGCATCAATCCCTTACTCAACAG ACAAATGGTCTCTACGAATCACTTAACAGTCGAATTTCTTCCTTGGAAAAACTCAAACAAACTGAAACTTCGCAACAGGCGGAAGCTACAGAATAA
- the LOC131626196 gene encoding probable galacturonosyltransferase-like 3 — protein sequence MMQPTRVTRALAFFFFFFFAAVCFPPVLCSDEVQSFREAPAFRNGRECPPPVTSSVIHIAMTLDATYLRGSIAGVFSVLQHASCPENVVFHFVTTTHRRRQELRRIIISTFPYLKFHIYHFDSNLVRGKISYSIRRALDQPLNYARMYLADLVPASAQRIIYFDSDLIVVDDVAKLWSIDLGDHVLGAPEYCHANFTNYFTHRFWSNPSYASSFKGRGACYFNTGVMVIDLWKWREGRYTEKLENWMRIQKRSRIYELGSLPPFLLVFAGNVERVEHRWNQHGLGGDNVEGLCRDLHPGPVSLLHWSGKGKPWLRIDSKKPCPLDSLWAPYDLFRHSPSPFNDS from the coding sequence ATGATGCAACCGACACGAGTTACACGCGCTCTCgcgtttttcttcttcttcttcttcgccgCGGTTTGTTTCCCGCCGGTGTTGTGTTCCGACGAAGTCCAGTCGTTCCGTGAAGCGCCAGCATTCCGAAACGGTAGGGAATGTCCGCCGCCTGTAACGTCATCCGTCATCCACATTGCCATGACTCTCGATGCTACCTACCTCCGCGGCTCCATTGCCGGAGTCTTCTCTGTCCTGCAACACGCTTCGTGTCCAGAGAATGTAGTGTTCCATTTCGTTACAACCACGCACCGCCGCCGGCAAGAGCTCCGCCGCATCATCATTTCTACGTTTCCGTATCTGAAGTTCCACATCTACCACTTCGATTCAAATCTCGTCAGAGGAAAGATCTCGTACTCGATTCGCCGAGCGCTTGATCAGCCGCTCAATTACGCGAGGATGTACCTTGCCGATCTAGTTCCGGCGAGTGCTCAGCGAATCATTTACTTCGATTCTGACCTAATTGTAGTTGATGACGTGGCGAAACTGTGGAGTATCGATTTAGGAGATCACGTTCTTGGCGCGCCGGAGTATTGTCACGCTAATTTCACTAACTACTTCACGCATCGGTTCTGGTCGAATCCGTCTTATGCGTCGTCGTTTAAGGGACGTGGTGCGTGTTACTTTAACACAGGTGTGATGGTGATTGATCTGTGGAAATGGCGTGAGGGAAGATACACGGAGAAGCTTGAGAACTGGATGCGGATCCAGAAACGGAGCCGGATCTACGAGCTTGGATCGCTTCCGCCGTTTCTTCTGGTGTTCGCCGGAAATGTTGAGAGAGTGGAGCATAGGTGGAACCAGCATGGCCTCGGTGGAGATAACGTTGAAGGACTCTGCCGCGATCTTCACCCTGGACCGGTGAGTCTTCTGCATTGGAGTGGGAAGGGGAAGCCCTGGCTTAGGATAGATTCTAAGAAGCCTTGTCCGTTGGATAGTTTGTGGGCTCCTTATGATCTCTTTCGTCATTCTCCTTCGCCGTTCAATGATTCCTAA